In Romboutsia lituseburensis, a genomic segment contains:
- the rsfS gene encoding ribosome silencing factor: MTVEQITKVVYDAIDDKLGQDISILNIGAVSSLCDYFVIATASSQRQVKAIADNVEEELTKHGIEPRGKEGYDSQVWILLDYGDIIVHVFNEENRGFYNLEKMWKDAPYVDIDTLA; encoded by the coding sequence ATGACAGTAGAACAAATTACTAAAGTTGTATACGATGCAATAGATGATAAATTAGGTCAAGATATATCTATTTTAAATATAGGAGCGGTTTCAAGTTTATGCGATTATTTTGTTATAGCTACAGCATCTTCTCAAAGACAAGTAAAAGCTATAGCAGATAATGTAGAAGAAGAATTAACTAAACATGGAATAGAACCAAGAGGAAAAGAAGGTTATGATTCTCAAGTATGGATACTTCTTGATTATGGAGACATTATAGTTCATGTATTTAATGAAGAAAATAGAGGATTCTACAACTTAGAAAAAATGTGGAAAGATGCTCCATATGTTGATATTGACACATTAGCATAA
- the yqeK gene encoding bis(5'-nucleosyl)-tetraphosphatase (symmetrical) YqeK: MNLESISNQLKNMLPERRFKHSQNVAKCAVKLSEIYRCDKEKSYIAGIIHDCAKYLESKEVDYYVKKYSIELDELEKNNLALSHSVIGSYIVRNEFNIDDEEIINSVKYHTTGKANMNLIEKIIYIADLIEEDRNFPGVENLRDLAYNGKLDEALLTSFDNTIKFVIDNKQLIHPRTVEARNYLMKQNN; this comes from the coding sequence ATGAATTTAGAAAGTATAAGCAATCAGTTAAAAAATATGTTACCAGAAAGAAGATTTAAACATTCTCAAAATGTAGCTAAGTGTGCTGTAAAATTGAGTGAAATATATAGATGTGACAAAGAAAAGTCGTATATAGCAGGAATTATTCATGATTGTGCTAAATATTTAGAATCAAAAGAAGTTGATTATTATGTTAAAAAATATAGCATAGAATTAGATGAGTTAGAAAAAAATAATTTAGCACTATCACATAGTGTTATAGGTTCATATATTGTAAGAAATGAATTTAATATAGATGACGAAGAAATAATAAATTCGGTTAAATATCATACAACTGGAAAAGCTAATATGAATTTAATAGAAAAAATAATTTATATTGCAGATTTAATAGAAGAAGATAGAAATTTTCCAGGAGTAGAAAATCTTAGAGATTTAGCCTATAATGGCAAATTAGATGAAGCATTACTAACTTCTTTTGACAATACTATTAAGTTTGTTATTGATAATAAGCAACTAATACATCCTAGAACTGTAGAGGCTAGAAACTATCTTATGAAACAAAACAATTAA
- the recX gene encoding recombination regulator RecX: protein MAIITKIEAQKKDKNRVNIYVNDEFFLAIFTELVYEFNLKKGMLIEKEHLKEILEKEMYVKAKNKALNILSKTDQSEKKIREKLSNEFEEDTIDKVIDFLRNNKFIDDELLASKIVNTNINLNKCGKNKIRQNLYNKGINSESISEALSEIDENIEFENAMYLAKKRYERVKKEDNRKIYQKISQHLAYKGFNYDIIKKVLNKLLNVDDYDL from the coding sequence ATGGCTATAATTACAAAAATAGAAGCACAAAAAAAAGATAAAAATAGAGTTAATATATATGTCAATGATGAATTCTTTCTAGCAATATTTACTGAGTTAGTATATGAATTTAACTTAAAGAAAGGAATGTTGATAGAAAAAGAACACTTAAAAGAAATTTTAGAAAAAGAAATGTATGTAAAAGCAAAAAACAAAGCATTAAATATTTTATCTAAAACTGATCAATCGGAGAAAAAAATCAGAGAAAAACTTTCTAATGAATTTGAAGAAGATACTATTGATAAAGTTATAGATTTTTTAAGAAATAATAAATTTATTGATGATGAATTACTTGCATCTAAAATAGTTAATACTAATATTAACTTAAATAAATGTGGAAAAAATAAAATAAGGCAAAACTTATATAATAAGGGAATTAACTCCGAATCTATTTCTGAAGCATTATCTGAAATTGATGAAAATATAGAATTTGAAAACGCTATGTATTTAGCTAAAAAAAGATATGAAAGGGTAAAAAAAGAAGATAACAGAAAAATTTATCAAAAAATTTCTCAACATCTAGCTTATAAAGGATTTAATTATGATATTATAAAAAAAGTGTTAAACAAACTTTTAAATGTAGATGATTACGATTTATAA
- the leuS gene encoding leucine--tRNA ligase — protein sequence MNVYKPNEVEAKWQKIWEDNNQYKTDTNDTTKPKYYALEMFPYPSGKLHMGHVRNYSIGDVVARFKKMQGYNVLHPMGWDSFGLPAENAAIKHGIHPDKWTMENIEDMRGQFKTLGLSFDWDREIATSTPEYYKFTQEIFLKFLENGLAYKKKSFVNWCPSCETVLANEQVVQGACERCDSVVVKKDLEQWYFKTTAFAEELLQDLDTLDGWPDKVKTMQKNWIGKSTGAEITFDIDGMDKSITVFTTRPDTVYGVSYMVLAPEHELVKELVAGTEYEEAVEKFVAKMHTMTEIERTSSDVEKEGMFIGKHVINPLNGQKVELWIANYVLADYGTGAVMAVPAHDERDAEFAAKYNLNIVEVINEDNIMVNSGEFDGMEASKAFDAIIEKIEEMKIGKKTVNYRLRDWLLSRQRYWGCPIPVVYCEDCGIVPEKKENLPILLPTDVEFTGKGESPLTTSNTFMNTTCPCCKKPARREADTMDTFVDSSWYFLRYIDPKNTEEPFSKDAVNNWMPVDQYIGGVEHAILHLLYSRFFVKAFNSMGILDFKEPFKNLLTQGMVLKDGAKMSKSKGNVVSPHEIIAEYGVDTARLFVLFAAPPERDLEWSDQGVEGCYRFLNRVYRLVDELAGVAKSDATMGELTKEDKAMRFTINATLKKVTEDLNEKFGFNTAISALMELINEMYKYKELDNRNDAVIKEGVETIVTILSPFAPHMGEELWAMIGKEGSIFDISWPTYDESALVKDEVEVVVQINGKVRGKLSVAANISREDMQEAAINDEKIKALVEGKEIVKVIAVPKKLVNIVVK from the coding sequence ATGAATGTTTATAAACCAAATGAAGTAGAAGCTAAATGGCAAAAGATTTGGGAAGATAATAACCAATATAAAACAGATACTAATGACACAACAAAGCCAAAATATTACGCATTAGAAATGTTCCCATATCCATCTGGGAAATTACATATGGGTCATGTTAGAAACTATTCTATAGGTGATGTTGTTGCAAGATTTAAAAAGATGCAAGGATATAATGTGCTTCATCCAATGGGATGGGATTCATTTGGACTTCCAGCAGAAAATGCAGCAATAAAGCATGGAATACATCCAGATAAATGGACTATGGAAAACATAGAAGACATGAGAGGTCAATTTAAAACTTTAGGTCTTAGCTTTGACTGGGATAGAGAAATAGCAACATCTACTCCAGAGTACTACAAATTTACTCAAGAAATATTCTTAAAATTCTTAGAGAATGGATTAGCATATAAGAAAAAATCTTTCGTTAACTGGTGTCCATCTTGTGAAACAGTTTTAGCAAATGAGCAAGTTGTTCAAGGTGCTTGTGAAAGATGTGATTCTGTAGTAGTAAAAAAAGATCTAGAGCAATGGTATTTTAAAACTACTGCATTTGCAGAAGAATTATTACAAGATTTAGATACTTTAGACGGATGGCCAGATAAAGTTAAGACTATGCAAAAAAACTGGATAGGAAAGAGTACTGGAGCGGAAATAACCTTTGATATAGATGGTATGGATAAATCTATAACAGTATTCACAACTAGACCAGACACAGTATACGGAGTTTCTTATATGGTTTTAGCTCCTGAACATGAACTAGTTAAAGAATTAGTAGCTGGAACTGAGTATGAAGAAGCGGTTGAGAAATTTGTTGCTAAAATGCATACTATGACTGAGATAGAAAGAACTTCAAGTGATGTAGAAAAAGAAGGAATGTTCATAGGAAAGCATGTTATAAATCCTCTAAACGGACAAAAAGTTGAATTATGGATAGCAAACTATGTATTAGCTGACTATGGAACAGGTGCTGTTATGGCAGTTCCAGCTCACGATGAGAGAGATGCTGAATTTGCAGCTAAATACAATTTAAATATAGTTGAAGTTATAAATGAAGATAATATAATGGTGAACTCTGGAGAGTTTGACGGTATGGAAGCTTCAAAAGCATTTGATGCAATAATAGAAAAAATAGAAGAAATGAAAATAGGAAAGAAAACAGTTAATTATAGATTAAGAGACTGGTTACTTTCTAGACAAAGATATTGGGGATGTCCAATACCTGTAGTATACTGTGAAGACTGTGGAATAGTTCCAGAAAAGAAAGAAAATTTACCTATATTATTACCTACAGATGTTGAATTTACTGGTAAAGGTGAATCTCCGCTTACAACTTCAAACACATTTATGAATACTACTTGTCCTTGTTGTAAAAAGCCAGCTAGAAGAGAAGCAGACACAATGGATACATTCGTTGATTCTTCTTGGTATTTCTTAAGATATATAGATCCTAAGAATACAGAAGAACCATTTAGTAAAGATGCGGTTAACAACTGGATGCCAGTTGATCAATATATAGGTGGAGTAGAACATGCTATACTTCATTTATTATACTCAAGATTCTTTGTTAAGGCATTTAATTCAATGGGAATATTAGACTTTAAAGAGCCATTTAAAAATCTATTAACTCAAGGTATGGTATTAAAAGATGGAGCTAAGATGAGTAAGTCTAAAGGGAATGTTGTATCTCCTCATGAAATAATAGCTGAGTATGGAGTTGATACTGCTAGATTATTTGTATTATTTGCTGCACCACCAGAAAGAGATTTAGAATGGTCAGATCAAGGTGTTGAAGGATGCTATAGATTCTTAAATAGAGTTTATAGATTAGTAGATGAATTAGCTGGAGTAGCTAAGTCTGATGCAACTATGGGAGAATTAACTAAAGAAGATAAAGCTATGAGATTCACTATAAATGCTACGTTAAAGAAAGTAACTGAAGATTTAAATGAAAAGTTTGGATTTAATACTGCAATATCTGCATTAATGGAATTAATAAACGAAATGTATAAGTATAAAGAGTTAGATAATAGAAATGATGCAGTTATAAAAGAGGGTGTAGAAACTATAGTTACTATATTATCACCATTTGCTCCACATATGGGAGAAGAGCTATGGGCTATGATAGGTAAAGAAGGAAGTATATTCGATATATCTTGGCCAACATACGATGAATCTGCTTTAGTTAAGGATGAAGTTGAAGTTGTAGTTCAGATAAATGGTAAGGTTAGAGGTAAATTAAGTGTTGCTGCTAATATATCAAGAGAAGATATGCAAGAAGCTGCAATAAATGATGAAAAAATTAAAGCTTTAGTGGAAGGCAAAGAAATAGTAAAAGTAATTGCTGTCCCTAAAAAATTAGTTAATATAGTTGTAAAATAA
- the sdaAA gene encoding L-serine ammonia-lyase, iron-sulfur-dependent, subunit alpha, with product MKYNFTSGAELIQKCKEFNLKIHEICVEREAELSGKSTEEVREQMRVSLNIMKAATEKAVEEDIKSMGGLIGGEAKKLTAFRSSSRSVCGELMNKAMVAAMGTMEVNASMGLIVAAPTAGSCGILPGAVVTIGKEYGFSDDEMIDALFAASAIGVIITRNATVAGAEGGCQAETGAAAAMAAAGVVEMMGGSAEQAIHAASHCLQNVMGLVCDPIAGLVEAPCQGRNAIGVANALISAELSLAGILNIIPFDETVAAMYKVGKTLPMELRETALGGVAATCTGCSLTKKIFG from the coding sequence ATGAAATATAACTTCACAAGCGGAGCGGAATTAATACAAAAATGTAAAGAATTTAATCTTAAAATACATGAAATATGTGTTGAAAGAGAGGCTGAACTTTCAGGAAAATCTACAGAAGAAGTAAGAGAACAAATGAGAGTTAGTTTAAACATAATGAAAGCAGCTACAGAAAAAGCTGTAGAAGAAGACATAAAATCTATGGGTGGTCTTATAGGTGGAGAAGCTAAAAAGTTAACTGCATTTAGATCATCTTCAAGAAGTGTATGCGGAGAATTAATGAATAAAGCTATGGTAGCTGCAATGGGTACTATGGAGGTTAATGCTTCTATGGGTCTAATAGTTGCTGCACCAACTGCAGGTTCTTGTGGTATACTTCCAGGAGCAGTTGTTACTATAGGTAAAGAATATGGATTCAGTGATGATGAAATGATAGATGCTTTATTTGCAGCTTCTGCAATCGGTGTTATAATAACTAGAAATGCTACAGTAGCTGGAGCAGAAGGCGGATGTCAAGCTGAAACAGGTGCTGCTGCTGCTATGGCTGCTGCTGGTGTTGTAGAAATGATGGGTGGATCAGCTGAGCAAGCTATACACGCTGCATCTCACTGTTTACAAAATGTTATGGGACTTGTATGTGACCCAATAGCAGGACTTGTTGAAGCTCCTTGTCAAGGTAGAAATGCAATAGGTGTTGCAAATGCTTTAATATCTGCTGAATTATCTTTAGCAGGAATATTAAATATAATACCATTTGATGAGACAGTTGCAGCAATGTACAAAGTTGGTAAAACACTTCCAATGGAACTAAGAGAAACTGCATTAGGTGGAGTAGCTGCTACTTGCACAGGGTGCTCATTAACTAAAAAAATATTTGGATAA
- a CDS encoding RidA family protein, whose translation MKHQVIHTDNAPKAIGPYSQAVKAGNMLFVSGQVPFVPETMEIVEGDVKAQAAQSLKNVQAILAEAGLDFSHVVKSTVFIKDMNEFAQINEVYAEYFGENKPARACVEVARLPKDVKVEIEVIAIG comes from the coding sequence ATGAAACATCAAGTAATACATACTGACAATGCTCCTAAAGCAATAGGACCATACTCTCAAGCTGTAAAGGCTGGAAACATGTTATTCGTATCTGGACAAGTTCCATTTGTACCAGAAACTATGGAAATAGTAGAAGGAGATGTTAAAGCTCAGGCTGCTCAATCTTTAAAGAACGTTCAAGCTATATTAGCTGAAGCTGGATTAGATTTTTCACATGTTGTTAAATCTACAGTGTTCATAAAAGATATGAATGAATTTGCTCAAATAAATGAAGTTTACGCTGAATACTTCGGAGAAAACAAGCCTGCTAGAGCTTGTGTAGAAGTAGCTAGATTACCAAAAGACGTTAAAGTTGAAATAGAAGTAATAGCTATAGGATAA
- the nadD gene encoding nicotinate-nucleotide adenylyltransferase, translating to MSIENLIKRAEDKNTRKLKKFENKSKNIKVGIMGGTFDPIHYAHLATAEFIRDRYKLDKILFIPSGTPPHKSQSITDKFDRYNMVNIATENNEHFLVLDLEIKRNNKTYTIDTLKDLKKTYKNIDIYFITGADAICDIETWKDVEENFKLATFIAATRPGISLLKVQEKIASLKKKYNANIIDVYVPSLDISSTYIRNQLKENHSVRYLVPENVENYIKYKMLYRYGE from the coding sequence ATGAGTATTGAGAATCTGATAAAAAGGGCAGAGGATAAAAATACTAGAAAGTTAAAAAAATTTGAAAATAAATCAAAAAATATAAAAGTAGGAATTATGGGCGGAACGTTTGATCCAATTCATTATGCACATTTAGCTACAGCTGAATTTATTAGAGATAGATATAAATTAGATAAAATACTTTTTATACCATCCGGAACACCACCACATAAAAGTCAGAGTATAACAGATAAGTTTGATAGATATAATATGGTTAATATTGCAACAGAGAATAATGAGCATTTTTTAGTATTAGATTTAGAGATAAAAAGAAATAACAAAACATATACAATAGATACTCTGAAAGATTTGAAAAAAACATATAAAAATATAGATATATATTTTATAACTGGAGCAGATGCAATATGTGATATTGAAACTTGGAAAGATGTAGAAGAAAATTTTAAGTTAGCAACATTTATAGCAGCAACTAGACCGGGGATAAGTTTGTTAAAAGTACAAGAAAAAATTGCGAGCTTAAAGAAAAAATATAATGCAAATATAATAGATGTATATGTGCCATCACTGGATATTTCTTCAACATATATAAGAAATCAATTAAAAGAAAACCATTCTGTAAGATATCTAGTACCTGAAAATGTTGAAAATTATATAAAATATAAAATGTTATATAGATATGGAGAGTAA
- a CDS encoding MICOS complex subunit MIC60 translates to MNNIAIGIRDVIREFDITKNKIEFTNDLNIFLNISAFNESTGEYYDVIKSNFNDYMKKWNIDINNKFLILSKYIKSRKLPYKIAKDEGFEMIKSEKFIISMLVELYAMNIIMENENVSKQELSKFIQSELELNDLKIAEKDIILNDLDYYFKEKKLMNLCRENMMKNDKELKNALEKTVKEVERRKKVKINLETKIINSEIQSRENVILNNESIIQENIQLRQEIEKLKKEIDITNSIINEHMDKEICFQNEITKLQKDNIDLLNYGKIQYEKALVDLVKNMNDDTNGNLLDRLYCYCKGSKEQNLMFIATNFFNVFRQMGISPRETIKLGSSVSIEEYSFYNYRLNKDISDIKLCEGNVIYPSWFYNSTEILKPYVNVRGE, encoded by the coding sequence TTGAACAATATAGCTATAGGAATAAGAGATGTAATTAGAGAATTCGATATAACTAAAAATAAGATCGAATTTACCAATGATTTAAACATATTTTTAAATATATCAGCATTTAATGAATCTACAGGTGAATACTACGATGTTATAAAATCCAACTTTAATGATTATATGAAAAAATGGAATATAGATATAAATAATAAATTTTTAATTTTATCTAAATATATAAAATCTAGAAAATTACCATATAAAATAGCAAAGGATGAAGGATTTGAAATGATAAAAAGTGAAAAGTTTATAATATCAATGCTAGTTGAATTATATGCTATGAATATTATCATGGAAAATGAAAATGTATCTAAACAAGAATTAAGTAAATTTATTCAAAGTGAATTAGAATTAAATGATCTAAAAATAGCAGAAAAAGATATTATTTTAAATGATTTAGATTACTATTTCAAAGAAAAAAAATTAATGAATTTATGTAGAGAAAACATGATGAAGAATGATAAAGAATTAAAAAATGCTCTAGAAAAAACGGTAAAAGAAGTTGAAAGAAGAAAGAAAGTTAAAATAAATTTAGAAACTAAAATAATAAATAGTGAAATTCAAAGTCGGGAAAACGTAATCCTAAATAATGAATCAATAATACAAGAAAACATACAATTAAGACAGGAAATAGAAAAATTAAAAAAAGAAATTGATATTACAAATTCTATTATAAATGAACATATGGATAAAGAAATATGTTTTCAAAATGAAATTACTAAGCTTCAAAAGGATAATATAGACTTATTAAATTATGGTAAGATCCAATATGAAAAAGCTTTGGTAGATCTAGTAAAAAATATGAATGATGATACTAATGGGAATTTACTAGATAGACTATATTGTTACTGTAAGGGTTCAAAAGAACAAAATTTAATGTTTATAGCAACAAACTTCTTTAATGTTTTTAGACAAATGGGAATATCTCCTAGAGAAACTATAAAATTAGGATCCAGTGTATCTATAGAAGAGTATTCTTTTTATAATTATAGGTTAAATAAGGATATTTCTGATATAAAGTTATGTGAAGGAAATGTCATATATCCATCATGGTTTTATAATAGCACAGAGATTTTAAAACCATATGTAAATGTAAGGGGGGAGTAG
- a CDS encoding Hsp70 family protein, which yields MEINTSNETYFGIDLGTTNTVVSKGNVLFNGLIQSQIIQIMQVDENKCPTTEFILPSVLYVDENGKEYVGKIAKNIKSQASKKVLYNTKRYIGSNKTWLLGNSEYTAKEVAKQMLKTCRDSMKRYNQGKEVENVTITVPASFNTDQIKDTKDAALEVGFKIVNLIPEPTSALIDFINEQSNLIENQRQVNLSKPTRILVFDLGGGTCDIAIVDVTQEGRKVEFTEVAIGRYDELGGIDFDNKVALIKLNEFLNLYNLDYHLLNKEDRERMVRHLRIFAEKAKERISSDLEMNCYFGESFDHYIMNFYGEDPVQFCINKEEYDECIEEFFIKSKYSNKRSDEENKKNIVDPILNTLRDYNISKESIDYLFLTGGMTKYQVIKDKIRNILELKDDQVINSTDPLSSVAKGAAIYDYYETIINRVQRYPIENEYNEEVSITEEKKFELTRVLAEAIMIDVKEGLPVVIINSNQEVPYEGKLKGALKTTSPSGVEINLYAGIDQYDSKMRIQRKYKAYFKTPKKPGTPIDIDFSIDKDKYLRLSVDVDGEKIELKQEVDLKEKDAM from the coding sequence ATGGAAATTAATACGTCGAATGAAACTTATTTTGGTATTGATTTAGGAACAACAAATACTGTTGTATCGAAAGGAAATGTATTGTTTAATGGATTAATACAGTCTCAGATAATTCAAATTATGCAAGTTGATGAAAATAAATGTCCTACGACTGAGTTTATATTGCCATCGGTACTATATGTAGATGAAAATGGAAAAGAATATGTAGGTAAGATTGCCAAAAATATAAAATCGCAAGCTTCAAAGAAAGTATTGTATAATACAAAACGATATATAGGTAGTAACAAAACATGGTTATTAGGTAATTCAGAGTATACAGCTAAAGAAGTAGCTAAACAGATGCTTAAAACTTGTAGAGATTCTATGAAAAGATATAATCAAGGAAAGGAAGTAGAAAATGTAACTATAACAGTTCCTGCATCTTTTAACACTGATCAAATAAAAGATACAAAAGATGCTGCACTAGAAGTCGGTTTTAAAATTGTAAATCTTATACCGGAGCCAACATCAGCTCTTATCGATTTTATAAATGAACAATCTAATTTAATAGAAAATCAGAGGCAAGTAAATCTTTCTAAGCCAACAAGAATATTAGTTTTTGATTTAGGTGGAGGAACATGCGACATAGCTATAGTTGATGTAACTCAAGAAGGAAGAAAAGTTGAATTTACTGAAGTTGCAATAGGTAGATATGATGAATTAGGTGGTATCGATTTTGACAATAAAGTAGCGCTAATTAAATTAAATGAATTTTTAAATTTATATAATTTAGATTATCATTTATTAAATAAAGAAGATAGAGAGCGTATGGTTAGACATTTAAGAATATTTGCTGAAAAAGCTAAAGAAAGAATATCTTCAGATTTAGAAATGAATTGTTATTTTGGAGAAAGTTTTGACCACTATATAATGAATTTTTATGGAGAAGATCCAGTTCAATTTTGCATAAATAAAGAAGAATATGATGAATGCATAGAAGAGTTTTTTATAAAATCTAAATATAGTAATAAAAGATCAGATGAAGAAAATAAAAAAAATATAGTTGATCCGATTCTAAATACCTTAAGAGATTATAATATAAGTAAAGAGAGTATTGATTATTTATTTTTAACAGGTGGAATGACTAAATACCAAGTAATCAAGGATAAAATAAGAAATATTTTAGAATTAAAAGATGATCAAGTCATTAATTCTACAGATCCTTTAAGTTCAGTTGCAAAAGGGGCAGCTATATATGATTATTATGAAACTATAATAAATAGAGTACAAAGATATCCAATTGAAAATGAATATAATGAAGAGGTAAGTATAACAGAAGAGAAAAAATTTGAATTAACTAGGGTCTTAGCTGAGGCTATAATGATTGATGTAAAAGAAGGTTTACCAGTTGTAATCATTAACTCAAATCAGGAAGTACCTTATGAAGGCAAGTTAAAGGGAGCATTAAAAACAACAAGTCCATCTGGGGTAGAGATTAATCTTTATGCTGGTATAGATCAGTACGATTCTAAGATGAGAATTCAAAGAAAATATAAAGCATATTTTAAAACACCTAAAAAACCAGGAACTCCAATTGATATAGATTTTTCTATAGATAAAGATAAATATTTAAGACTGTCTGTAGATGTAGATGGTGAAAAGATAGAGCTAAAGCAAGAAGTAGATTTAAAAGAAAAGGATGCAATGTAA
- the sdaAB gene encoding L-serine ammonia-lyase, iron-sulfur-dependent subunit beta, producing MAKDYSVFDIVGPNMIGPSSSHTAGAARLGKTASKIAGKPVKEVKFLLHGSFAETYKGHGTDKALVGGILGFAPDDARIKDSFKLAEEAGVKFEFIKIDLGESAHPNTVKMEMVLEDGSTSSVMGASIGGGNIKLTEMDGLALDFNGSRAAVVLEIKDIPGAVSFVTGLLAHNNKNIANMSTNKPAKSEYTFVTIETDDKLDQDIVEQLRKFEVIAKVVVLDKF from the coding sequence ATGGCTAAAGATTATAGTGTATTTGATATCGTAGGGCCTAATATGATAGGGCCATCTAGTTCTCATACGGCAGGAGCAGCTAGATTAGGAAAAACTGCTTCTAAAATAGCAGGGAAGCCAGTAAAAGAAGTAAAATTCTTACTTCATGGTTCTTTTGCAGAGACATATAAAGGTCATGGTACTGATAAAGCATTAGTTGGAGGAATACTAGGATTTGCACCAGATGATGCAAGAATAAAAGATTCTTTCAAATTAGCTGAAGAAGCTGGAGTTAAATTTGAGTTTATAAAAATAGATTTAGGTGAAAGCGCACATCCTAATACAGTTAAAATGGAAATGGTTTTAGAAGATGGATCAACATCAAGTGTTATGGGTGCTTCTATAGGTGGAGGTAACATAAAGCTTACTGAAATGGACGGATTAGCACTAGACTTTAACGGATCAAGAGCTGCTGTAGTTTTAGAAATAAAAGATATACCAGGTGCAGTATCGTTTGTAACAGGATTACTTGCTCATAACAACAAAAACATAGCAAATATGTCAACTAACAAGCCAGCTAAGTCTGAGTACACATTTGTTACAATAGAAACTGATGACAAGTTAGATCAAGACATAGTAGAACAATTAAGAAAATTTGAAGTAATAGCTAAGGTTGTAGTTTTAGACAAATTCTAA
- the ilvA gene encoding threonine ammonia-lyase produces the protein MTKVTLQDIKDARETIKDIVKKTDVLESVKLSAMTGANVFYKCENLQKTGSFKVRGACNKIASLTEQEKANGVIASSAGNHAQGVALGAKMSGIKATIVMPATAPLAKVTATKGYGAEVVLNGLVYDDAYAKAVEIQKETGATFLHPFNDKEVIAGQGTMALEIFEQLDNKVDTILCPIGGGGIIAGVAVAAKALNPNVKIVGVQTANIPSMKESVANGQVTTAFKDTTIADGIAVKTPGDMTFEIIKELVDEVIVVEEDEIAQGMLYLMENQKVVAEGSGAVTTAALLSKKYAPKAGENVVCIISGGNVDVNTLYRVIGTALAKEGRRFTFNTVVQDKPGGLAELTKVISDNSGNILSANLSRLAIGGALGKQSAEIVLETFSNEHIEQITKAVKEAGFEITEM, from the coding sequence ATGACAAAAGTTACTTTACAAGATATAAAAGACGCTAGAGAAACCATAAAAGATATAGTTAAGAAAACTGATGTATTAGAAAGTGTTAAACTTAGCGCTATGACTGGGGCAAATGTTTTCTATAAATGTGAAAACTTACAAAAAACTGGTTCTTTTAAAGTAAGAGGGGCTTGTAACAAGATAGCTAGTTTAACTGAACAAGAAAAGGCAAACGGTGTTATAGCATCAAGTGCTGGTAATCATGCTCAAGGGGTTGCATTAGGGGCAAAAATGAGTGGAATAAAAGCTACAATAGTAATGCCAGCAACTGCACCACTTGCAAAAGTTACAGCAACTAAAGGATACGGAGCAGAAGTTGTTTTAAACGGATTAGTATACGATGATGCTTATGCAAAAGCTGTAGAAATACAAAAAGAAACAGGTGCTACTTTCTTACATCCATTCAATGATAAAGAAGTTATAGCTGGTCAAGGAACAATGGCTCTTGAAATATTTGAACAATTAGATAACAAAGTTGATACTATATTATGCCCAATCGGTGGAGGGGGAATAATAGCTGGTGTAGCTGTAGCAGCTAAAGCTTTAAATCCTAATGTTAAGATAGTAGGTGTTCAAACTGCAAATATACCTTCAATGAAAGAATCTGTTGCAAATGGACAAGTTACAACAGCATTTAAAGATACAACAATAGCAGATGGTATAGCAGTTAAAACTCCAGGAGATATGACTTTCGAAATAATAAAAGAATTAGTTGATGAAGTTATAGTTGTAGAAGAAGATGAAATAGCACAAGGAATGTTATACTTAATGGAAAACCAAAAAGTTGTTGCAGAAGGATCTGGAGCAGTAACTACAGCAGCATTATTAAGTAAAAAGTATGCTCCTAAAGCTGGAGAAAATGTTGTATGTATAATATCTGGAGGAAACGTTGATGTTAACACATTATACAGAGTTATAGGAACAGCATTAGCCAAAGAAGGAAGAAGATTTACATTCAATACAGTAGTTCAAGATAAGCCAGGCGGACTTGCAGAATTAACTAAGGTAATAAGTGATAATAGTGGAAATATATTAAGTGCTAATTTATCAAGATTAGCTATAGGTGGAGCATTAGGAAAGCAATCAGCTGAAATAGTATTAGAGACTTTCTCAAATGAACATATAGAACAAATAACAAAAGCTGTAAAAGAAGCTGGATTTGAAATAACTGAAATGTAA